AAAGAGTGCTCGCACTTTTATTTCAGAGGAGGTGTGCGTCGAGAACCTCGGTATAACACCAGCCGCACGACCCGGCTGCTTCCGCGTTTTTCTGCGCGGGCGGCTCTTTAGGCGAAAGACGGAAGTAATGTAGGCGCAGGCGGGCCGGCGCAAGCGGGCCCGCAGGCCGCCCGGGCGGCGGGGTAGTACCGGGAGTTCGCGTTGCTTATGCCCGAAAAAGGCAAGATTAAGTGGTTCAGTGACGCCAAGGGTTACGGCTTCATCGAGCGGGAAGAAGGCGAAGACGTCTTCGTCCATTTCACGGCCATCGTAGGCGAGGGTTTCAGGACCCTCAAGGAAGGCCAGGAAGTCGAGTTCGAGGTCGTACAAGGCGAAAAAGGACCGCAGGCCGAAAACGTTACCCTAGTACCGTAACGGCCTAACAGACGAAACCCCGCCCCTTAAGGGCGGGGTTTTTTTGCAATAAAATCGGCGCCCCCGCTCGAGGGGGCGCCTTTTTAAGGGCCATACAGGAATCGAACCTGTAACCTACTGATTAAG
This region of bacterium genomic DNA includes:
- a CDS encoding cold shock domain-containing protein gives rise to the protein MPEKGKIKWFSDAKGYGFIEREEGEDVFVHFTAIVGEGFRTLKEGQEVEFEVVQGEKGPQAENVTLVP